The Nomia melanderi isolate GNS246 chromosome 13, iyNomMela1, whole genome shotgun sequence sequence ctttatatataattcatcGTTTCATCGAGTTCCTCGTGTATTCATCAATACAAATGATCTTTCTACAAAATCATTTCTATTATTACCAACAACTAAACacccaaaaaattaattaaagaaaacccTACAAAACTTCGACTAAAAATTACTAGAAATCGATTACAATAAGGAAATTCACGTAGAATAAATATAGATCACTTAAGACACAGTATAATCTAAGATAACATCTGATACCAATTAATTAGCAATTCATTCCAATACCCCGTATTTCTTCTATAAAAGGATacttaacccttgcactcgagaggtgacaccacttgatttcacacagtaaaactacaaaattgatatttaatattacatttcccaTAATGCATcatgttgaaaaatattcaaacaaaatatcttAGTTCCTCACTGTACGCATGATTTCTGATCGACgttgtttcacaaaatatcgattttctcgccagaaaatgtcaaaatatttctagtggaaaacttcgtgcaaagggttaatatacaaaaTCTCCGAAATTTCGAAGCCAGTCGACTGATCAGCCGAATCCGAGACTCCACGTCCGAAGAATCTCGGTGGTACACGCTTCGTTCAGTGGCTCCGAGTTTCCTCGCGCCGAAAAAATCGGCGGATCCCGCCGGCGAGACGGAAAATCCGCGGTCCCCGCGGCGCTTTCGTTTTCGTCGCCGCGACGAAACAACGGGCGGCAGGacgattaaatttttatagcgCCGTAAAGTCGAGCGCGGCCAGCCTGACGTCACCTGCATCGCCGAGGGAAAACGAAAGTTAGAACGTTTTCGTGAATGGGCCGGGTCGGCGGCGGGCGGCGCGCGACGGAACCGGGTCCTCGGTCCCCGTTCGATTTCCGGGTACTCGGAACCGGCGGACGCCGACGGGAAAGAAGACAGAAAACTGGAGGTTTCTACTTTTTGACATTCTGCCCGCGCCGCGGCCCACCCGTGGCGTCCCGTTGCAACACAAGCGTTTCTCGAGACTCGAGTGTAtcgtctattaaccctttgccgacgaatgtcgacatatAAAGGGttatccctttgcacttggaagtttttcactggaaatatttaacgactgcaaagggttgacaatTTATACGtaacgaattgaaatgaaatttcggaTGTATCTtgaaataactttgaatattctgCTTTCGCgttattctatattgccctgcatttcaaaattcaaacggCTAATGCAACTGCCAGCACGGATTGACAcgtgaccggtcaacagtgTGTTAATACCGCGTTTTCTGGCACAGCAGCCGCGGTGACGATGTCCCCGTCCCGTGCACGGTCCGTTACATTCCGCGCTCATCACTGATCAACGGAgggaatttaaaattcaaatcggTCCGACCGATTTTTTCGGCTCCCTGAAACTCGCCCGAGTCATCGTCGCGGCGAAGAATTTCTGTCACGGCGGATTTTACGAGCGTTAGACCGCCTGTGAGCTAAATATCGAGGAGCCGTTTCTCTCTTCTATAAATGTTCCGCGCGAAGATTGATCTGAGGTGTTAACAGGAAATTGTATAATCATTTAGGGTGGAAATGAAAATTGGGAACGAGGAATTAGAATGTTTTCTCGAAGAGAATCGAAATCGAACGGTTAGTTCtttgttttattgattttttgagGGAAGATTTATCTGAAATGTTGATGGACCATGGTGATGGTGATTAGAAGTTGAAAATTGGAATTTGAATGGTTAGAAATAGGAATGATCGTTAACTTATTGGACAGGTAGAGTGTAATTGATCGATTATGTGAGTGAAAATTAATCTGAAGTGTTGATGGATGATAGTAATGATGACTAGAAGTTGAAAAttggaatttgaatatttagaaatatgaaTGTTCGTTAACTGATTAGATAGGTGGATTGAAATTGATCGATTATGCGAGTGAAAATTAATCTGAAACGTTGATGAACGATAGCAATAATGATTAGAAGTCGAAAATTGGAATTCGAATGTTTAAATAACGAGTTTCTGTGAACCGATTGGACAGGTGGATTGAAATTGATTTGGGGACGCAAAGGGGGTGGAGCGAGACTTTCTGACGCAACCTTGGGACCGGTTGTTTCCTGTGACCCAGTTCGATTCTCGATCCGTTGGAATGGAGATTTCGATCGTGGCAATTTGTTTACAACCTGGTGTCCGGAGTTAACCTGTTCTCGGATAGATTAACGGCTGTGTAAAGCTGTACCTTATCTACTGTACAtcgtaatatttactttctttgCGTGTCTTTGATTCGTCTTCCTGTTCCTCTCTTTTCCCCGGCGTCGCCGTGTTCCTAACGCGATTCAAAAACACACAAAAAGTCTCTCACTGATTAACGATCGTTCTTTTGTGATCTCAGTTACTATTTTTACTTAGAAAGTTTATCTTCGCTTGAACAGGTTCCGTATATCATTTGAATCCGAGCAGTTGATCAAATTACTACGGAAAAACTAGTAATTACACGCAACAGCTGcagttaaaaagaaattgcaaaTTACGgtgtaatatatacataattcgAAAGAGGAGAAACACGAGCGAAGCGAAATAAATTGATCGCCGCTAAACGTCCGAAGAGGatgataaaaagaaacaataaacgAAACGGTCGAGACAATCGTAATTTGTCAGTTAGAAAGCTCGCGATCTTTTCGATGGGGAATAAATGTCGCTAATAACGCGGCGATCTCCAGTGACGCGTCCCCGGCGAGAAGATTAAATCGCGCCGGCGCAACAGTGTGCCCGATTCGTTTTCAAAATGGCTTTTGTGCCGGCGCGGACGCGCAACTGGAATATACGAACGCGGTGAAGGATGGCAGAAAGTTCGCGAACGCGACGCGCAATAATACTTTCAATGAAGTTCACTGTAATGAAGTGAAACCTGTCTTCGGGCTTCCTTAAGGAACACAGGAAGATTTTTTTCGCGCAGCTGGATACGTCGGCGAAAAAGTAAAAAGTGTTACGAGCCGACGATCGCTGTCGGCGTTGCCCGGTGACTCATTCGAAAAGCGGCCCGCGCGAAATCTATCGGTCGGAAGGCGGTGCTTCCATTTTCATTGAGAAATGTTCAATAAGTTTCCCTTAACGTAACTTCCTCGTATAgaataaatatggaaatttgtcattcttgaaattaataattaccggAGAGCTTCGAGTTCTCATTTGCAAAGAGATACATGTATTACTGATTACTTTACAATAAGAGCAAAATTATCGAAGCTAATAGAAATTAGTCATTCTGAAATTCCTAATTACCAAAAAGCTTCGAGTTCTCATTTGCAAAGAGATAGACATTACCGATTACATTACAATCAACAGCAAAACTATTGAAGCATTCGCGTCAATCATAAATATTCCAATttccataataaaatatagtaatacgAGTTGAATACCATTCAGTTCCACTAACTCTTTATCCAATACCAGACCATAGACTCAGATACTTGTAAATTTCATAACAAAAACTGATACTCCGCTCATAGAAACAACTGCAATAAAACTTACGATTGTCTATCGCATTTCAATCTTTCCTACACGCAATCAATACATCCGAAGTTTCTAAATTCTCGCCGGATGGGTTTTCCGCGTCGATAGGCAATCCGTCGTTGGATCAGATTTCCACTGGGAGTGGGCGGAAAATTCCGCGTGCCGCCGCGGAACGGATCGCTACACATTATTGACCGACTTCGGCTCGCGGCGCGCACTTTCACGTCGAGCCCGTTCATTTCACGGCGAACTTTTGGCCGGCGAACGATTGTTAGAGGCCGCGAATAAATCGCCGGCGATCCGCGAAGAAATCTGTCCGCTCGTgtatgcgtgcgtgcgcgcgcgcgaaccAGCTTCGTTCTGGGTTAAGGCGGACCGCCATTAGCGGACGAGTGTCATCGGACGTTTCTCTGGTCTCCGGAGTGAAACGCGGTATGCTAAGCGGAGCCGAGCTgacaaaaaaaatgttaatgtcGTCTATAATCGTGCGCGTTCCCGGCCACCGTCTGTTTCGGGGCCCGGTTTCGAAAATTCTTGGCCGCCGACGGAATATCGAAAGCGCCGCAGGAATTCGGGATTATAAATTCGAGATTTACACGTGGTACCATTCATGGAATGGTGACTTTGATAGCTGGGGACTCTAAATGGAATTATTGTTAGATTTGTTAGGGTTTTGTTTGAATTGTATCATtgcaattcaattattattacattttaattatcgttattaaattgattttatttcattctaattttattctgtGGTGACTCCGATAGTTGATAATTctaattggaattattattagaatgatTAGTATTCTGATGTAATTGAATCATtgcaattcaattattattagattttaattatCGTTATTGAATtgatttcatttgattctaattttattctgtGGCGACTTTGAcagttaaaaattctaaatggaattattattagaatgatTAGTATTCTAATGTAATTGAATCATtgcaatcaattattattatcattttaattattgcgATTCAATTATTCCcattttattctaattctatTATTCATTTGGAAAATCTACGTCTCCGTTTCATTCCTGGCTTCTAAATTTTTAGATTTCAGGTGACCTTGAAATGTCCTTGACACGGATCCGTGGATAGCGTTCCTCAGGATCGGCGATTTCATTTCTAAGGTAATCACATGCGCGGCGCGGCTGTTTGACAAGTAATTCGCGGGTATTACGAACGAAAACAGAGGCGAGCTAACCGATTTCTGAATAAAAGGTAAAAGTTTCTAGGCCACGCCAGTCATTCATGTGCCACGCGATACCATATTTTTCCCCTCAATTTCGCGTTTCACTCGACGCGCGTATAACGCGCCGCCGGGAATACGGGTCGCAACTGGACAAGTCGCGCGAGATGCTACTAATATTTTCTATCGCGTGACGGTCGCGCGACAGCCGGGAATTAGCGCTAAAACTGAAAGTGGCCGGGCCTTGAAACGCGCCGCTCGATCCAGCGCGCTCTACTGACACAGTTCTTTAACTGTCGAATTCGAAAATGTGCTGGTCACTTCCCATTTCAAATCAAAAGTCTCAAATCACAGATTTCAAATTCCAAACTTTCAGGATTTAAACTTCAAACTccggatttaaaattccaaactttcaaacttcagTCTtcgaattacaaatttcaaactctAAACTTTCAGGCTTTAAACTTCAAACTGCGGATTTCAAATTCCAAACGTTCAAACTTCAGTCTTCGAATTCCAAACCTCAAATCTCAAACCTTAATTCACAGATTTCAAACTCGAAACTTTCAAGCTTCAAACTTCCAACTCCTTACTTCAAATTCCAAACGTTCAAACtccaaatttcaaacttcaatcTCCGAATTCCAGATTTCAAGCTTCAAATTCCAATCCCCAAAGATTAAAATCCCCTCCTGCCCACTTCATTCTTAATTCTCCAATACCCGCGCTGACTCATCCCGCAGCGCACCAATAAACCTCTAACTTAATTACTTTTCCGCAGCGCTACCCGGCGGGATCCGGTGAAACATCGAATCATTCTCCTTAGCAGTAGAAAAAGCGGATCAAGATACGGGCTCCTTAATCCCGGTGAAAGTTTACATAATCCGAGCGATAAATAACAGCCGCACCTAATTTCGCGGTTGGTCTATCGGCTTCGGAGCCCAgtaattatcatcatcatcatcatcctcatcattttcatcgtcatcatcatcatcttgcTCTTACTACCCATGATCTAAGCGAAGCGATTTTACCTTTTCGTTGGTGTCTGGGCGTGTCCGGCGTTGTCGTTCCGCTGTGGAGGAGAAACTTTGGTTTTACTTTTCAAGAGGTTCCGCCGGTAGCGAAGAAGGATCGACGAAAGGATACCgaaccggcggcggcggccgagaTCGCCGAGAAAGGATGAATGAGTACTGACGTAAGATCACGCGAATTTCCTTTTCATCGACGTCCCTTCACGTCCCGCGGCGACCCGACGCCGTCCCGTCCATGTCAGCGgccgaattaaccccttgccaatgacgagtgagactttatgggccgaatttttgttcgtgactacaacaaaatctatgcactacaatattaatagatatccacatatgaatacgacttaacaatgtattcaatagtttccataatttcatcaaacgaatatatttcgtaacattcaagttataatgacgttaaactttcactcCTGAGCGTATggaagtttaagttaactgattacttaattttattcaactcTTCgagtgtaaaatgaaataaatcaacaagatgccaacatatgttactttaaccccttggcctatgacttctttctcaactctgatcgatacggctactttgtcattaataatttcttagaaaaagagaaaaattctaagcatatgttatgcctatatttctaTGTTGTTCATTagccacggatcaaagcaaacattttgctattatcaattatcttcaaatgaaatttccacctgaagtagaatggaaaattttcttgtatttcttacaaattgtccatagtaaaatattacgcgagtaacgaaagtaaatacgccaaggggttaatcgcggTGAGAGCATTCCTGGGCTTATTAGCGTGATTGCGCGGCTTTTATTGTCCGCCGACTTTTCCACGCCGCGCCGTTGATTATGTCAACTCGGTTAACCGAGCGGAGTTACGTCTGCCTTTTGTCTCTCGGACTCGGTAAATCGAGGTCGTCGGAATGTACATGATTCCATTAATGAGTTTTGCTAGAGAATTCTTTTATTCGATTGATAAtgattgtgggaatggatgtaatTGAGTGTGTGAATAGATATATCGATCTGTGTGGGAGTgagttttgaatgaatgttcaaagcattggaatattctagattatattgattttctctatatgttaataatgttcgtttttttatgaatctagaatattccaaatatatgtgaagttaatggcaatgaaagaatgttctaaaaagtgtgtgagtgagacaagagcgtCTGAGTATATAAATGGTGTGTGTttgatttagttagtgttttgtgagttgtcaagaaataattctgtttctaataaaattctttttaggaGAAAAATGGGGTGTATTTTTCTGTTCGTTTAGACTCGAGGAGTTGCATAATGATTTCTGCTTATCATATTCCGTACAAATAGACTACCATACACAGCAGATGAAGAACCAGTTTGAAGCTGGTAACATTAGCTAGATATAAGGAACAGATATGAGTAATGAAACATTGCGAAGAGTCGATCTTCACGTCTTATCTCGTTTTCATTCGATGCTGTGAAGTAACAGGAAGTTCTCGTAGATTTCTCTGTTATAAAATTACGAAACTTGCATCTATCTTGTATAATCATCGATCGGTTAACCGgtagaaataaatcatactCCAATAAAACCGAAATCAAGCGTTGCAACGAGTTAATTACTCAATCCTtccaaatacaaattaaacattacactTTATAGCAACACTTCCCAGAATTCTCCTGTAGCCCTAAATAATTAAGACAGTCACATTGATCACAATCGACAAAAATCACGCAATTAGCTCCACGAAAATCCAAGAAACGATCCCTGGCATTGTCTCCGAAGAATCGCGCGGTTGCCCAACGAAAAGTTTCTCCGATCGAGCCTAACTTTCTTCCCGGCGAGGCAGAAAACAAACACACCCACGGAATCGTAAAGGAATCCCTGGGTTCGCACGGTAAATCCCGCGGCGAGTACGCTGGCTGATTACCGAGCGTCGCGCGTTCCCGGAATTTCTGATGCCGGTGGCACCTACGCGGGTGTTTCGCAACCGAAATTCCACGGGCGTCTTGTGACCGCAGagaaggaacgaaacgaaaacgaCAAGAGGCGTTATCGGCCGGCCGCGTGAGAGCCGGCCCGGGGTCAGAGTAGAAAGTGGTgtccgcgcgagcgcgagcgctcCGATGAAGGTCGGATCCGGGATGTTTGAACCTGATCTATACcagttttctttcattcatgACGATCGCGTTTCGTGTACGACGAagacgaggaggaggacgacgacgaagtgGCAGGAGAGAGTGCCACGACGGTGATTTCTGCGGCTTCCTGTGGAAATCGCGACCGAGACGCGAGGATTCATCGAACGGTACGCTCCGACACGCGCGCCGGCCGCTGCCCTAAGCGTGCGCGTTCCCTAGTTTTCTCCTTTGCTCTTATCGGAGGCGCTCGGTGCCGCTAACCGGCGGTACACGATTTACCGCTCTTCCCGCGGCGTTAATTGCCGGTCCGCCGATACTTGCACGACGCCCGCTCGTAAGAGAAACCGCGCGGAAGCGATGGGAATGAGGCGGTGTAATCGATGAATCAGACCTCGTAATGTCGTTTCAGGTATTTTTAACGCATTTTCCTGTGATTTTTCGTTTCAATTGCACTCGGTAGAGCTGAGTTGACGATTTATTGGGAGAAGGAAAGGGGTTGATCGTGATTCGTAGGAGGAAACGCGCGGAGAGATGGGAATGAGGTGTAATCGATGAATCAGACCTCGTAATGTCGTTTCAGGTATTATTACTACCTTGTCCTGTGATTTTTCGTTGAAATTACACTCGGTGGAGCTgagttaatgatttattgggaaaaggaAAGGGGCTGATGATTTTGATGTTTATTCCATAGGTAAACGATCGACGATTATGCGTTCGAAACGTCTTGGAGGATGTCGTTAACTTGATTACAGCTCCTCTTTGTACTATAATGGAATGAACGTTGCCTATGAATCACTGGCGCCTCGTTTCTACATCAATTAGGCTTCCTTTATTTATAGACTAATTGTAGGTCACCTTGAACTTGCCGGTGGATCACCTCTTTCTCATGTTCAGTCGAAGGTCACGCTTAGATCACAGCCACGTCCTACTGGGCCGCTTTCTGATCATCTCTCCCCAATGGACATTAACCCTCTTTAGGGCGAGCACTCGATGCGCAAAAGACACCGTACCCTGATTCTTTTAATTACGGATTGATGAATATTTATCTCAATTACGTGCTAATTAATAGACGCAGGAAGCAAGGCTATGCAGAACCTTGCGTGCCAGTGAACTATAAACGATCAAGTTGAGTCACATCCCTAAATCTCTATCTAGACACATGTAACCTAAATAATTCCCATCATTCgtctttgtactcgagaggtgactcagtcaccacgtgaCTCGACAACACAAAactaagttgaatatttaatatttcaaatgaaagtttgcactgctacgtgaaataataaataaaacacctttcttacttaacactttaactgccgtcacccgaattcgagtGGCGCCATTTTTTATGTAaagttaaacattaattttcttgttagCGACCGAAAGAACTGGATATTGTTGGATGTATGATATATGAGAAAGATACTAGAGCAATCGTCATAAAGAATCTCGACTTTTtcattcaaagtgttaatttatctatgaattatcgtcaaattagtttcaaacaatacaacctatatctcgtcaaaaaacgttgaatattcccaTCGAGAaactcgagcgcaaagggttaaagttcctACAATTCCCTTCGTTTCTTACATCCTCCTTCGCGTATTCCCGAAACAGTCCATCCCGTAAGAATCCGCGTACTCGGCTTATCTCCGAAAGTAACAGTAAACCCGTAGATTCCCCGGCGGAGGAGCAAGAGAGCCGAGCGCGTGGAAACTTCGTAGGCGAGTGAAAAGGGAACGAAGCTTAAGAGAAGATTTCTCGCCGTGGGCCGGTTCCCGTGTCCGAGCGGTGGGCAGGTCGCAGGTCGCGTTGCTCGGACGTATGGGCGGCGTGTCCGCGCGCACAAAGGGGCGAAGCTGTCGGGCGGGCCATTGGGCGAGTGGTTCCGTCGGGTTAGGCCGGGCTAAAACGGCCCGGACGGAACGGGGCACCATGGGTACGGCCGGCGACGAACATCGGTGACGACACACTCATGCAAGGCAAATAGGAAGAAAAAAGAGGCGAGGTGGGGCGGCGAGGCAGGCGACGGTAGAGGAGGGGCCCGCCAAATATAAGCTAAAGAGATTGTACGATGGACCACACGAAATTTCACTACCGACGGGACGGGTTTCGGGAAAAGCCGGCCGTCATCGTACCAGACAGTTTCGTTCAGTCGCGGCGGACGCAAGTTCTGTTCGTTCTCTCTCCACTCCACGTACATCCTCGATCCCGACGGTGAACCAGGAAGCCGCCATGAAGCTCTCCGCGTTTGTGaccgtcgtcgccgccgcggtGCTCGCCGTCCAGGGGCAGACCATCGAGAGCTGCCTGGAGAAGGACAGCATCTCCTGCGTGCAGAAGAACCTCTACAGAAGGGCGAAGGAGTTCTTCGACTCGGACAGCATGGAGATCTTCAGTGGTGTTACCTTGGTGAAGAGCGGCGACAGTCAGGGGAGAAGCTCGCGGACCGGCAAGCAGCTGGTCTACGATCAGGAGATCGACGCCGCTAACAGTGTCTCCGAAAGGCAGGACGCGCTTGTGAATTATGTCAGCGAGGAGGCCGGCGAGTTCCTCAGTGGACGCAGTCTCAGGGTAAATAGAGGTTCCACGTTCCGTTCGTCCTCCGCGAGGTTTCTAGCTCTTACGATTCGTTTCTTGGCAGATCAACTTCACGCCTATCATCGAGAAGATCGGCACGTCCGCACGCGCGATCAGCGAGTCCGCGCCGGAAGAGGTCCGGGAGGCTGTTGACTTAGTTGTCGAAGGTAAATCGATGGATTCGAATAAGTGTCTTGTGGGAGATCTTGAGAAACGGGGATTCAGGTTCTAGCAGATATTTGGGAAATGGTCTGCTTGACTTGATCGTGCTTGGGTCTCTTGGAAGATGATTGAATGTTTCGATAGCTGTTTAATAGCTAGTTTTAATAACatcgaatatttctcattacCTCTATTAGTTAACTGAGTAGCTATCGAAGATGTAACAGAGTTACGAGAGTATTCTATTCCAATTCGAAAGTGTACCTAAAGAACCACGGCGACTATACGTTCCCATGAATTCCAGGTCGAGGCAAGAAGAAGCAGCTGAAACAGCTGCTGCCCCTGTTGATCGCGGCGAAAGCGAAAATCGGAGCCCTGGCCACCCTGGCTTACTTCGTGACCGGTTTCATCGCGAAGAAGGCCATCTTCGTCTCGTTGGTCTCGCTCGCGATCTCGGCCTTTATCGGGCTGAAGTCGCTGTGGGCCAAAGGTGGCCACGACGTCACCCCTTACCACGGCTGGAGCAGCGGCCCGTCGTCGTCCGTCGGCTGGTCCGGCCCAGTTTCGTCGGGAGGATGGTCCTCGGGTGGTTCATGGGACGACGGGCACGGCTACGCGCAGAGCCAGGCCTACTCCGGCTACCACCATTAATTCCTTAGGAGTTTCATTAATGTAAACCGTCTCTCCCTCCTCTCTTCCCTCCCGTCCTCTTCCCCGCTCTCCCCTCTCCGCGAATTTCCCGTCGTTCTTTCCTTGATTCGCGCGGTATCGGCGGTATAACGGACGCCCCGATGACAAGAGAATCGGTTCAGGAGGCAAACCCCGGAGACCCGGTTAGGAGGATATATTTATTGTCTTATTTATCACGATCGAATGGCAAAGCGGGCCAGCCCGCAGGCCCCggtgtaaatataatatacgtCGTATCGTCAATCGTCAACGTGTGCGTGTACGAACAGAACGGATGAACACTTGTCACGTCGCAATCAAAACATAGAGGCTAGTCGCAACGCTTGCATACGCGTGCAACGACCGTTGTCGCGGCTACGGCGCGCGCACCATTGTACAACGAAATACGCCCTTTACATTCCCCGCACTCATCGCAGCTGACCACCATCTAGTCCAGTTTAAACGAACTCCCCTTGGAAACAACAGCTCATTCAATGTTTTGTAACACGGATTCTACAgtcaaatacaatttttagaaAAACACCGACGCCTTCGTTCATTCCACGCTCATCTCAGTCGCTCCGACGCCGGCTTGCCGGCGAGCATCGCCAACCACGCGTTGAAGTCTCCGCCGCGGCGCTGCGGTCGCTACGCGCTCGACGCTGGAACGTTGATCTATCGTTGCAGCTCGTGCAGCGGCGACCGTGGATTAACGCTTATTTTATCGCGGCCGCTTTCGTTGAAGCAATCGCGAAGGATTTACTGGGTATTAAGTTTATTCGAGTATACGTCGTAAAGCGCGTTAATGTTGCCGTTCGGCTGTTATGGTCTATCAGTATTCAAATATCGTCAAACACCatcaatattatcaattaaatgttttattcaaaattgtaaCGTTTTTGAATTACTAATCATCGATTAGAATATCCAGTCGAATAATTGACTATCAACGTGTCACTCGACTAATGATAGCTACCAAACATCGAGGCAATGTCATCGAGAACTCGATAAACGCTAAGATACCTCGTATCTACTGAGAAAACAAGAAAATGCCATTTCCAAGCGTGAAACCGGCGTAACAACGGAAGGATCAACGGAAGACGCTCGATCGTCCGAAAATCCTCCCGGATCCGCGTCGAAAAGAGAAATCACGCGCGGCCGCCGACTTTCCAGTGTTCCAGGAACCTCCGAAACGGTTTCTTTTTTCGCTGTTTCACCGGCGAAATTTCAAGTGCGCGCCGCCACGGCCTCGAAAAACCGGCCTAGTCGGATCTCGGCCGGGATCGAGATGGAAAATGGCGGGACGCCAGCCAGCGCCGGACGGGATACCGCGCTCGGCCGAGGGGAAAGTGCACCGGCAAGGTGCACATCCGGTCCGCGGCGCGCGTTGTGTACGTgcggatcgcgcgcgcgccgaaGGTCGAGGGGCCGAGGCGCGCGTCCGTCATCCCGAACCGGGTCGCCGGGGACGGATATATTCTACTAAATCTTCCGCGAACGGTGTCCTTCAGTCCCAGATAGGAAAACGAGCGGATGGAAAGGAGGTTGACGCGGAACCGCCGGTTTCTTCGGCCGGCGGgccgataaaaatacaatttttgcaTCGGCGCGCCGGTTTCTGGGCCAGCGTTCGCGCGACGCCCGGCGATTAGCGGAACAGGAACGAATCGGCGATGGATCGACTCGCGTTTGTTATTCCCACGACACCCCGAGGGCCGTTCGGCTAACGCTGATTGAGTTGTTGATAGCCGGTAACCCAGTTAGAGCCTCGTTGCCGGCGAGCGTGCGTATATCGGGTCGGCGTATAAATCTAAGATGAGTTTTATGTCGACGGCTACAACCTCGGGATTAATTGGAGTAAGcgttaatatatatacatgGGAAGAAATGTTTGTTGGTTTACTTTCGCGGTACGCGATTGGTAAGTGGTACATTATGATTCCATCGAGGAAATTGATTTGAACGTACGATCTAGGAGTTCGATTAGTCTTCGTTCAAAATAGACTCGTTTATCGCGATGCACTAGTATTTTCCAGTGGCACGACGAACGAATGGCAACGATCGTCGCAACGGACTTCCACCGTTTCGGCAGTGAAAGTTCATtctcaatgaaataattcagcGCGAGTAAATTCGGTGTTAAGCGTGCTCCCCATAAATGGAATCTTTATTCATAAATGCATCGGTCACAGAA is a genomic window containing:
- the Osi6 gene encoding DUF1676 domain-containing protein Osi6 gives rise to the protein MKLSAFVTVVAAAVLAVQGQTIESCLEKDSISCVQKNLYRRAKEFFDSDSMEIFSGVTLVKSGDSQGRSSRTGKQLVYDQEIDAANSVSERQDALVNYVSEEAGEFLSGRSLRINFTPIIEKIGTSARAISESAPEEVREAVDLVVEGRGKKKQLKQLLPLLIAAKAKIGALATLAYFVTGFIAKKAIFVSLVSLAISAFIGLKSLWAKGGHDVTPYHGWSSGPSSSVGWSGPVSSGGWSSGGSWDDGHGYAQSQAYSGYHH